A window from Cryptomeria japonica chromosome 1, Sugi_1.0, whole genome shotgun sequence encodes these proteins:
- the LOC131069114 gene encoding uncharacterized protein LOC131069114, producing the protein MMKSRRILVVKEYASFTALASSNTTNSSGKAFLSDKHNQSDFGSSFPRYSLLDKSSNDSLTPENSYGDPYDFNANFNSSMAIVLIVLFGVFFFMGFFSVYVRRCASDEEDARGNSRRGGSGNGWRRSSQGLDKSIIETFPVFSYSLVKGLKQGKQALECAVCLSEFEDDETLRLLPKCSHAFHPDCIDMWLFSHTTCPLCRCSLLPGPNGVIQGLRFDVEAQLQQPRAPLLETDQVVVVIGARNAEQDNQGRVTNEMNSFDAGVCRTSPDQARVYNEHSTYATDSPILRITNSLRPLEKRSQNIRRSHSTGHSLVSLGGDPDRPSEFYISTDDRYVVDFAEELIQSSKNGLHRSCSYAALCCTGSPGLSYSQASVNDREKLWTYPSSVGEARPCSNPRASRGAEAESGQEFTRLSQTHFDPRISSDRWNISLHSPIFLRTFSERRAPDFQQREIASTSSTSHDSNPQDLKAFMQSFKKGFKWLRGRDKNMASFNGSETSRRSSRNAEGGGLLGYSFLM; encoded by the coding sequence ATGATGAAGAGCCGAAGAATACTTGTGGTGAAGGAGTATGCCAGCTTTACTGCCTTGGCTTCCTCTAATACTACAAACTCGAGTGGCAAGGCCTTCTTGTCTGATAAACATAACCAATCTGATTTTGGTTCCTCCTTTCCTCGTTATAGTTTACTGGACAAGAGCAGCAATGACTCTTTAACGCCAGAAAATTCTTATGGCGATCCATATGACTTCAATGCAAATTTCAATTCCTCCATGGCCATTGTCCTTATTGTTCTCTTCGGTGTTTTCTTTTTTATGGGCTTTTTTTCAGTCTATGTTCGTCGTTGTGCCTCAGATGAAGAGGACGCAAGGGGTAATTCTAGGAGGGGAGGTAGCGGGAATGGGTGGAGGAGATCTTCTCAAGGACTTGATAAAAGTATAATTGAGACCTTTCCTGTTTTCAGTTATTCTTTGGTTAAGGGTTTGAAGCAAGGAAAGCAAGCACTGGAGTGTGCAGTTTGTTTGAGTGAATTCGAGGATGATGAGACACTTAGATTGCTGCCAAAATGTAGTCATGCATTTCATCCCGATTGCATCGATATGTGGTTGTTTTCCCATACAACTTGTCCCCTGTGCCGATGCAGTCTTCTTCCCGGACCCAATGGTGTAATACAAGGGCTCAGATTTGATGTGGAAGCTCAACTTCAGCAGCCAAGGGCACCGTTGCTGGAAACTGATCAAGTGGTGGTTGTTATTGGAGCAAGGAATGCAGAGCAAGACAATCAAGGCAGAGTAACAAatgaaatgaattcatttgatgCAGGGGTATGTAGAACAAGTCCAGACCAAGCCAGAGTTTACAATGAGCACAGCACATATGCCACTGATTCTCCCATTCTTCGAATAACGAATAGTTTAAGGCCTCTAGAGAAGCGTAGCCAGAATATTAGACGTTCACATTCAACAGGCCATTCGTTGGTTAGCCTTGGAGGAGATCCTGACCGCCCTTCTGAATTCTACATTTCGACTGATGATCGATATGTTGTGGATTTCGCCGAAGAGCTTATTCAATCATCCAAGAATGGTTTGCACAGAAGTTGCAGCTATGCAGCACTTTGTTGTACTGGGTCACCAGGCCTCTCATATTCGCAGGCATCTGTGAATGACAGAGAGAAGCTTTGGACATATCCTTCGTCAGTTGGGGAGGCACGCCCATGTTCCAATCCCCGTGCAAGCAGAGGTGCAGAAGCTGAATCTGGTCAAGAATTTACAAGGCTTTCCCAGACTCATTTCGACCCAAGAATTAGTTCTGACAGATGGAATATTTCTCTCCATTCCCCTATCTTCTTGAGAACCTTTTCAGAGCGCAGAGCACCAGATTTCCAGCAGCGAGAAATAGCTTCCACTTCTTCAACATCTCATGACAGTAATCCACAGGACCTCAAGGCTTTTATGCAGTCTTTCAAAAAGGGTTTCAAGTGGCTGCGAGGAAGAGACAAGAACATGGCTTCATTTAATGGTTCAGAAACTTCCAGGAGATCCTCCAGGAATGCAGAAGGAGGTGGGTTACTTGGATACAGTTTTCTGATGTGA